From Nyctibius grandis isolate bNycGra1 chromosome 27, bNycGra1.pri, whole genome shotgun sequence, one genomic window encodes:
- the LRRN2 gene encoding leucine-rich repeat neuronal protein 2 — protein sequence MPPMSLSCLGGSQSHQPKMKRFQTSSLLLCVVAATAIPIVPWKVKCPPQCVCQIRPWYTPRSVYREAATVDCNDLFISAVPEDLPEGTQTLLLQSNNIARLEQSELDYLRNLSELDLSQNSFSDVWDFGLKSMPQLLSLHLEENQLSELPDGSFPGLGNLQELYLNHNQLHRIAPRAFSGLSSLLRLHLNSNLLRTVDSRWFQMLPSLEILMIGGNRVDAILDMNFRPLSNLRSLVLAGMHLREISDYALEGLRSLESLSFYDNKLMNVPKRALQQVPGLKFLDLNKNPLQRVRQSDFTNMLHLKELGLNNMEELVSIDKFALINLPELTKLDVTNNPKLSFIHPNAFHHLPQLETLMLNNNALSALHKQTVESLPNLQEISFHSNPIRCDCVIRWVNSTENHIRFIEPQSTLCAEPPDLKRRHIRDVPFREMTDRCLPLISTKSFPSHLEVADGDNVSLHCRALAEPDPEIYWVIPSGVKLIPYTEDGRYKVHPEGTLEIHGILAREAGLYTCVAHNLLGADTKSVSVVVNHSFPLSEDSLELVVADVQAYHILVAWKPHLNTVSSNLTWSNFLLSSNLDTTNVARIPMGTHMYNITRLHQNTDYWACLHVAFVDLQAKVACVNARTKEAAHGYQLLEGRQSLLTVLVLCLLLLTASLVARYGVRAEPRRAGELLWGATAVRVVYPPLAQPWARGQHGGQLLAVEVQAAPLDC from the coding sequence ATGCCCCCCATGAGCCTTTCCTGCCTGGGAGGAAGCCAGTCCCACCAGCCGAAAATGAAACGCTTCCAAACCAGCTCGCTTCTGCTCTGCGTGGTGGCCGCCACCGCCATCCCCATCGTGCCCTGGAAGGTCAAATGCCCACCGCAGTGCGTCTGCCAGATCAGGCCGTGGTACACCCCCCGCTCCGTGTACCGGGAGGCTGCCACGGTGGACTGCAATGACCTGTTCATCTCCGCCGTGCCCGAAGACCTGCCAGAGGGGACCCAGACCCTGCTCTTGCAAAGCAACAATATCgccaggctggagcagagtGAGCTGGACTATCTCAGAAACCTCTCGGAGCTGGACCTGTCGCAGAACAGCTTCTCCGATGTCTGGGACTTTGGCCTGAAGAGCATGCCCCAGCTGCTCAGCTTGCACCTGGAGGAGAACCAGCTGTCTGAGCTGCCCGACGGCAGCTTCCCCGGGCTGGGCAACCTGCAGGAGCTCTACCTGAACCACAACCAGCTCCACAGGATCGCTCCCCGCGCCTTCTCTGGCCTCAGCAGCCTGCTGCGCCTCCACCTCAACTCCAACCTGCTGAGGACGGTCGACAGCCGCTGGTTCCAGATGCTCCCCAGCCTCGAGATCCTCATGATCGGAGGCAACAGGGTGGATGCGATCTTGGATATGAATTTTAGGCCCCTGTCGAACCTGCGGAgcttggttttggctgggatgcACCTGAGGGAGATCTCGGACTATGCGCTGGAAGGGCTGCGGAGCCTGGAGAGcctctccttctatgacaacaAGCTCATGAATGTCCCCAAGCGGGCGCTGCAGCAAGTTCCTGGCCTTAAGTTCTTGGATCTGAACAAAAACCCATTGCAGAGGGTCAGGCAAAGCGACTTCACAAACATGCTGCACCTCAAAGAGCTGGGGCTCAACAACATGGAGGAGCTGGTGTCCATAGACAAGTTTGCCTTGATCAACCTCCCCGAGCTGACCAAGCTAGACGTGACCAACAACCCTAAGCTGTCCTTTATCCACCCCAACGCGTTTCACCACCTTCCCCAACTGGAAACCCTCATGCTCAACAACAACGCCCTAAGTGCCTTGCATAAGCAGACGGTCGAGTCCCTGCCCAACCTGCAGGAGATCAGCTTCCACAGCAACCCCATCCGCTGCGACTGCGTCATCCGCTGGGTCAACAGCACGGAGAACCACATCCGCTTCATCGAACCCCAGTCCACGCTGTGCGCCGAGCCCCCCGACCTCAAGAGGAGGCACATTCGGGATGTCCCCTTCCGGGAGATGACGGACCGGTGCCTGCCTCTCATCTCCACCAAGAGCTTCCCCTCCCACTTAGAGGTGGCAGACGGTGACAATGTCTCCTTGCATTGCCGAGCTCTGGCAGAGCCAGACCCAGAGATCTACTGGGTCATCCCTTCAGGGGTGAAGCTGATCCCCTACACGGAAGATGGGCGGTACAAGGTGCACCCCGAAGGGACACTGGAGATTCATGGGATCTTGGCTCGGGAGGCTGGGCTGTACACCTGCGTGGCTCACAACCTCCTTGGGGCAGACACCAAGAGCGTCAGCGTGGTGGTCAACCACTCCTTTCCGCTCAGTGAGGACAGCCTGGAGCTGGTGGTGGCAGATGTCCAGGCCTATCACATCCTGGTTGCCTGGAAGCCTCATCTCAACACCGTCTCCTCCAACCTCACCTGGTCCAACTTCTTGCTTAGCTCCAACTTGGACACGACCAATGTGGCCCGGATTCCCATGGGGACCCACATGTACAACATCACCCGGCTCCACCAGAACACGGACTACTGGGCTTGCCTCCACGTGGCCTTTGTAGACTTGCAGGCCAAGGTGGCTTGTGTGAACGCCAGGACTAAAGAGGCTGCCCATGGCTACCAGCTCCtggagggcaggcagagccTCCTGACGGTGCTGgtcctctgcctcctgcttctCACCGCCAGCCTCGTAGCTCGCTATGGTGTCAGGGCAGAGCCCAGGAGGGCCGGGGAGCTGCTCTGGGGTGCCACGGCCGTGCGTGTGGTCTATCCCCCCCttgcccagccctgggctcGGGGGCAGCATGGGGGGCAGCTCCTGGCCGTGGAGGTGCAAGCAGCCCCCCTGGACTGCTGA